In one window of Pseudoalteromonas espejiana DSM 9414 DNA:
- a CDS encoding DUF3307 domain-containing protein, which translates to MAFSLLLVALIIGHLLADFYWQPMSWVNDRNTRHFKAKKLYLHVLVHGITSAIILTAWEYTFGWQQLSTVLFATAVIMLSHYFIDIAKSYSNKGVVPFLLDQIAHIAVIITLCIYITDNQSLMAHVSALATNPKVLWVVCGYLTILSPTAVFIRMMLERLTANFSSEGSLPLAGQSIGMLERVLMLSFILLDQFAGVGFLLAAKSVFRFGDLSASKDKKLTEYVMLGTLLSVSVTLFVGLAVNYLIR; encoded by the coding sequence ATGGCATTTTCGTTATTGCTCGTGGCGCTTATTATTGGCCATCTTCTCGCTGACTTTTACTGGCAACCTATGAGCTGGGTAAACGATAGAAACACCCGCCACTTTAAAGCTAAAAAGCTCTACTTGCATGTGCTTGTTCATGGCATTACGAGCGCTATAATTCTTACCGCTTGGGAATATACATTTGGTTGGCAGCAACTAAGTACTGTGTTATTTGCCACAGCTGTAATTATGCTTAGCCATTACTTTATTGATATTGCTAAGTCGTATTCTAATAAAGGGGTTGTGCCGTTTTTACTCGACCAAATAGCGCATATAGCCGTAATAATAACGCTGTGCATTTATATAACCGATAACCAAAGTTTAATGGCACATGTAAGCGCACTTGCCACAAACCCTAAAGTACTTTGGGTTGTGTGTGGTTATTTAACTATATTAAGCCCCACTGCGGTATTTATAAGAATGATGCTAGAGAGGCTCACCGCTAACTTTTCAAGCGAGGGCAGCTTACCATTGGCTGGGCAAAGCATTGGTATGTTAGAGCGTGTATTAATGCTGAGCTTTATTTTGCTAGATCAGTTTGCTGGGGTTGGCTTTTTGCTCGCTGCAAAGTCGGTATTTAGGTTTGGTGATTTAAGTGCCAGTAAAGATAAAAAGCTCACTGAATACGTAATGCTAGGCACCTTATTAAGTGTAAGCGTTACTTTATTTGTAGGTTTAGCCGTTAATTATTTAATTAGATAA
- a CDS encoding NYN domain-containing protein: MTSHNEPQNNKPRVGIFVDVQNIYYTCRESYRKNFDYNAFWAQMKQQYTIDCAFAYAIHRGDEKQNQFQNILRAIGFEVKLKPFIQRRDGSAKGDWDVGITIDMLEQGKNLDKVILLSGDGDFALLLGHLKHQYNVPCDVYGADKLTAEVLKQSAEQFHLIDDSLLL, from the coding sequence ATGACTTCACATAACGAGCCGCAAAACAATAAACCCCGTGTTGGTATTTTTGTTGATGTACAAAATATTTATTACACGTGCCGTGAGAGCTACCGCAAAAATTTTGATTACAATGCCTTTTGGGCGCAAATGAAACAGCAATACACAATTGATTGTGCTTTTGCGTATGCAATTCATCGTGGTGATGAAAAACAAAACCAGTTTCAAAACATTTTGCGCGCCATTGGTTTTGAAGTAAAACTAAAGCCTTTTATTCAGCGCCGTGATGGCAGTGCGAAAGGCGATTGGGACGTAGGCATAACGATAGATATGCTAGAGCAAGGTAAAAACCTCGATAAAGTTATTTTACTCTCTGGCGATGGTGACTTTGCTTTATTATTGGGGCATTTAAAACACCAATATAATGTACCATGCGATGTTTACGGCGCCGATAAGTTAACCGCCGAAGTGCTTAAACAAAGTGCTGAGCAGTTTCATTTAATTGATGATAGTTTACTACTGTAA
- a CDS encoding DEAD/DEAH box helicase, whose amino-acid sequence MSFDGLGLSQSLVNAVLEKGYETPTPIQAQAIPAIIERRDVMAAAQTGTGKTAGFTLPLIELLSKGSKAKSNHVRALILAPTRELALQVSENVEEYAKHSNVSSFVVYGGIKINPQMQRLRKGVDILVATPGRLIDLHNQNAVKFDNVEVLVLDEADRMLDMGFIHDIKRLIAKMPPKRQNLMFSATFSDDIRALAKGLINDPVEISVAAKNTTAKSVTQSVYAVDKSRKTALLSHLIRSNDWQQVLVFSRTKHGANRLVKQLERDDIVGAAIHGNKSQGARVKALDGFKSGEVRVLVATDIVARGLDIVELPHVVNYDLPNVYEDYVHRIGRTGRAGASGHAISFVTVDDAADLYGIERFIGELIPRAEEEGFEPNSPVPERALDARPIKPKKPKKAKQPFNKPKSDKPNSKKPNNGGNGTGPRRGGSKKPAAKTDDNAQNPWAKRQSVGGNGQRRPNNND is encoded by the coding sequence ATGAGTTTTGATGGTTTAGGTTTATCACAGTCTTTAGTTAATGCGGTTTTAGAAAAGGGCTATGAAACGCCAACGCCTATTCAGGCTCAAGCAATTCCTGCAATTATTGAACGTCGCGATGTAATGGCGGCTGCGCAAACAGGTACTGGTAAAACCGCAGGTTTTACGTTACCGCTTATTGAGCTTTTATCTAAAGGCAGTAAAGCAAAAAGTAATCATGTACGCGCGCTTATTTTAGCGCCAACTCGTGAGCTTGCACTGCAAGTAAGCGAAAACGTTGAAGAGTACGCTAAGCATTCAAATGTTAGCTCGTTTGTAGTGTATGGCGGCATTAAAATTAACCCACAAATGCAGCGCCTACGTAAAGGGGTTGATATTTTAGTGGCAACCCCTGGGCGTTTAATTGATTTACATAATCAAAACGCAGTTAAGTTTGATAACGTTGAAGTACTCGTACTTGATGAAGCTGACCGCATGCTCGATATGGGCTTTATTCACGACATTAAACGCCTAATTGCAAAAATGCCGCCTAAGCGTCAAAACCTGATGTTTTCGGCAACATTTTCAGATGATATTCGTGCTTTAGCAAAAGGGTTGATAAACGACCCTGTGGAAATATCAGTAGCGGCAAAAAACACCACAGCTAAAAGCGTTACGCAAAGTGTGTATGCGGTTGATAAATCGAGAAAAACAGCATTATTAAGCCACTTGATTCGCAGTAACGATTGGCAACAAGTTTTAGTTTTTAGCCGCACTAAACACGGTGCTAACCGTTTAGTTAAACAACTTGAGCGCGACGACATAGTAGGCGCAGCTATCCATGGTAATAAATCACAAGGCGCTCGTGTTAAAGCATTAGATGGCTTTAAAAGTGGTGAAGTACGCGTGCTAGTAGCGACTGATATTGTGGCACGTGGCCTTGATATTGTTGAGCTTCCGCACGTTGTTAACTACGATTTACCAAATGTATATGAAGATTACGTACACCGTATTGGCCGTACAGGCCGTGCTGGTGCATCGGGACATGCTATTTCGTTTGTAACAGTCGATGATGCCGCCGACTTATACGGCATTGAGCGCTTTATTGGTGAGCTTATTCCACGTGCTGAGGAAGAGGGTTTTGAACCAAATAGCCCAGTACCAGAGCGTGCATTAGATGCTCGCCCAATTAAACCTAAAAAGCCTAAAAAGGCAAAGCAGCCGTTTAATAAGCCAAAGTCTGATAAGCCTAATAGCAAAAAGCCTAACAATGGTGGTAATGGTACAGGTCCTCGTCGTGGTGGGTCTAAAAAGCCAGCAGCTAAAACAGACGATAATGCACAAAACCCGTGGGCAAAACGCCAATCGGTTGGTGGTAATGGCCAGCGCCGTCCAAATAATAACGATTAA